From the genome of Primulina eburnea isolate SZY01 chromosome 12, ASM2296580v1, whole genome shotgun sequence, one region includes:
- the LOC140808095 gene encoding multiple C2 domain and transmembrane region protein 7-like produces MTMGDLKIGVDVVGAQNLLPKDGQGSSSSFVELCFDGQKYRTSIKEKDLNPVWNESFFFNMTDPSALNSLTLDACIYNNVKAAQTRSFLGKVSINGTSFVPYSDAVVLQYPLEKRSIFSRVRGELGLRVYVTDDPSIKSSAPVSEVEETQVPPEQVAKPISNSSQNFKSEARHTFHHLPKQESSEQQNHAPAFSVPHQTTKYVADEMKAAEQQPSTLVRVQSASSAQPVDYSLKETSPFLGGGRVVGGRVIQTDRTAAGTYDLVEKMHFLFVRVVKARDLPAMNVTGSLDPYVEVKIGNYKGVTKHIEKQQNPLWNVVFAFSQERMQASVLEVVVKDKDLMKDDFVGFIRFDLNEVPMRVPPDSPLAPEWYRLQDKKGEKTKGELMLAVWIGTQADEAFPDACHSDAATPIDSSAAASALMRSKVYHSPRLWYVRVNVVEAQDLVPSEKSRFPDAYVKAQIGNQVMRTKPVPARNFNPLWNEDLFFVAAEPFEDHLVLTVEDRVAPGKDETIGRVIISLSMVEKRADDRVIHSRWFNLDQPVFVDVDQLKKDKFSSKLHLRVCLDGGYHVLDESTHYSSDLRPTAKPLWKPLVGILELGVLNAVGLHPMKTRDGKGTSDTYCVAKYGHKWIRTRTIVDSLSPKYNEQYTWEVFDPATVLTVGVFDNSQLGDKGPNGNKDLKIGKVRIRISTLETGRVYTHFYPLLVLHPTGIKKMGELHLALRFSSTSSFVNMLYVYSRPLLPKMHYIRPFTVMQLDMLRHQAVNIVATRLGRAEPPLRKEVVEYMSDVDSHLWSMRRSKANFFRLMSVFSCLFSVGKWLADICIWKNPVTTVLVHVLYLMLVSFPELILPTIFLYMFLIGIWNFRYRPRYPPHMNTKISQAEAVHPDELDEEFDTFPTSKNPDLVRMRYDRLRSVAGRIQTVVGDIATQGERCQSLLSWRDPRATAIFVTFCLIAASVLYVTPFQVIAALTGLYMMRHPRFRYRSPSVPVNFFRRLPARTDSML; encoded by the coding sequence ATGACTATGGGTGACCTGAAGATAGGAGTTGATGTTGTTGGTGCTCAAAACCTTTTACCCAAAGACGGACAGGGTTCATCTAGTTCCTTTGTGGAGCTTTGCTTCGATGGTCAAAAGTATCGTACGAGTATCAAGGAAAAAGATCTCAATCCGGTGTGGAATGAGAGTTTTTTCTTCAATATGACCGATCCATCTGCCCTCAACAGTCTTACTCTTGATGCTTGCATCTACAATAATGTGAAAGCAGCTCAAACTCGGTCCTTTCTTGGAAAAGTAAGCATTAACGGGACTTCCTTCGTTCCCTATTCTGACGCGGTTGTCTTGCAATATCCTTTGGAGAAGCGCAGTATCTTTTCTCGCGTTCGTGGGGAGCTAGGACTGAGAGTTTATGTTACAGATGATCCATCTATAAAGTCATCTGCTCCTGTTTCTGAAGTCGAGGAAACTCAAGTGCCCCCGGAACAGGTTGCTAAACCTATCTCTAATTCAAGTCAAAATTTTAAATCGGAGGCGAGACACACATTTCATCATCTCCCGAAGCAAGAAAGTTCAGAACAGCAGAATCATGCTCCGGCATTTTCAGTTCCTCATCAAACAACTAAATATGTGGCAGACGAGATGAAGGCTGCTGAACAACAGCCTTCAACCCTTGTTCGGGTTCAATCAGCATCATCGGCACAACCGGTCGATTATTCGCTTAAGGAAACGAGTCCTTTTCTTGGAGGAGGGCGAGTTGTTGGGGGACGTGTGATTCAGACAGATAGGACAGCTGCAGGTACTTACGATCTAGTTGAAAAAATGCACTTCCTTTTTGTCAGGGTTGTTAAGGCTCGTGACCTTCCTGCTATGAATGTCACTGGGAGTTTGGATCCGTATGTGGAGGTGAAAATAGGAAATTATAAAGGTGTTACCAAGCACATTGAGAAACAGCAAAATCCATTGTGGAATGTTGTTTTCGCCTTCTCTCAGGAGCGGAtgcaagcatctgtgcttgAAGTAGTTGTCAAGGATAAAGATCTCATGAAAGATGACTTTGTTGGCTTCATCAGATTCGACCTCAATGAGGTCCCAATGCGTGTTCCACCCGATAGTCCTCTGGCTCCTGAGTGGTATCGACTCCAAGACAAGAAGGGAGAGAAGACAAAGGGTGAGTTGATGCTTGCGGTTTGGATCGGTACTCAAGCAGATGAGGCCTTTCCTGATGCATGTCACTCTGATGCAGCAACACCAATCGACAGCTCAGCTGCTGCATCTGCTCTCATGCGTTCAAAAGTCTATCATTCACCGCGCTTGTGGTATGTCCGGGTAAATGTTGTTGAAGCCCAGGACTTAGTACCATCGGAGAAGAGTCGATTTCCAGATGCTTATGTTAAGGCACAGATAGGCAATCAAGTTATGAGAACGAAGCCGGTTCCGGCACGAAATTTCAACCCTCTATGGAACGAGGATCTGTTTTTTGTAGCTGCGGAACCTTTTGAAGACCATCTTGTTCTGACGGTCGAGGATCGCGTGGCTCCGGGGAAAGATGAAACAATCGGGAGGGTCATTATATCATTAAGTATGGTTGAAAAACGTGCTGATGATCGCGTCATTCATTCTCGTTGGTTTAATCTTGATCAGCCTGTTTTCGTGGATGTCGATCAACTCAAGAAAGATAAATTCTCTAGTAAACTCCATCTCCGGGTTTGTTTAGACGGAGGCTACCATGTTCTTGACGAGTCAACTCATTACAGCAGCGACCTTCGGCCCACAGCAAAACCACTTTGGAAGCCTCTAGTGGGGATCTTGGAACTTGGTGTGTTGAACGCTGTTGGGCTTCACCCTATGAAAACTCGGGATGGAAAGGGCACTTCAGATACATATTGTGTGGCAAAATACGGGCACAAATGGATCCGAACCCGTACTATTGTTGACAGCCTTTCCCCGAAATACAATGAGCAGTATACATGGGAAGTTTTTGATCCAGCAACTGTTCTGACAGTCGGTGTCTTCGACAACAGCCAATTGGGCGACAAGGGTCCGAATGGAAACAAGGACTTGAAAATTGGAAAGGTTCGTATTCGAATTTCAACACTAGAAACGGGTAGAGTCTACACACATTTTTATCCACTGCTAGTTCTCCACCCCACCGGTATCAAGAAAATGGGAGAGTTGCATTTGGCATTACGATTCTCGTCAACTTCTTCTTTCGTAAACATGCTCTATGTTTACTCACGACCCCTACTTCCGAAAATGCACTACATAAGGCCTTTCACGGTCATGCAGTTAGACATGCTACGCCACCAAGCTGTCAACATAGTGGCCACAAGGTTGGGTCGAGCCGAGCCCCCACTTAGGAAAGAGGTCGTAGAATACATGTCTGATGTCGACTCACACCTCTGGAGCATGCGCCGAAGCAAAGCCAACTTCTTCCGACTAATGTCGGTCTTCTCATGCTTGTTTTCTGTAGGGAAATGGCTCGCCGATATCTGTATTTGGAAAAACCCAGTGACAACCGTGCTCGTGCATGTTCTATACCTCATGCTCGTCTCCTTTCCCGAGTTGATCCTACCTACAATTTTCCTCTACATGTTTCTGATAGGAATATGGAACTTCCGGTATAGACCAAGATATCCACCCCACATGAACACCAAAATCTCACAGGCCGAGGCGGTTCATCCTGATGAACTCGATGAAGAGTTTGACACATTCCCGACGAGTAAAAATCCAGATCTGGTCCGGATGAGATATGATCGACTGAGGAGCGTTGCTGGGAGGATTCAGACCGTTGTTGGGGACATTGCAACTCAAGGCGAGCGATGCCAATCTTTGCTAAGCTGGAGGGATCCTCGGGCCACGGCTATCTTTGTTACTTTCTGCCTCATCGCTGCTTCAGTTTTGTATGTGACGCCATTTCAGGTAATTGCAGCATTGACAGGTTTGTACATGATGAGGCACCCGCGGTTCCGGTACCGATCGCCTTCCGTGCCCGTGAACTTCTTCAGGCGACTTCCGGCTAGGACCGATAGCATGTTGTAA
- the LOC140807849 gene encoding probable phospholipid hydroperoxide glutathione peroxidase, which yields MLSLSNRVLNNLNKYVGPLRSLSILRKTHFGSPRISSIPLSSKPFEARFVSTSAVSGVINSRKSLFLGARADHTMASQSAAPQSVHDFTVKDIKGNDVDLSIYKGKVLLIVNVASQCGLTSGNYTELAQLYGKYKDQGLEILAFPCNQFNSQEPGTNEEIQEFACTRFKAEYPIFDKVDVNGPTAAPLYKFLKSSKGSLLGDGIKWNFAKFLVDKEGHVVDRFLPTTSPLSIEKDIKKLLEKA from the exons ATGCTCTCTCTCTCAAACCGGGTTTTGAACAATCTAAACAAATACGTTGGACCTTTGAGATCTTTGTCGATTCTTAGGAAAACCCATTTCGGTTCACCGCGTATTTCTTCGATTCCTCTTTCTTCGAAGCCATTCGAAGCTAGATTTGTGAGTACTTCAGCTGTCTCTGGTGTGATTAATTCAAGAAAATCTTTGTTTCTAGGCGCGAGAGCAGATCACACAATGGCCAGCCAGTCAGCCGCGCCTCAATCAGTTCATGACTTCACTGTTAAG GATATTAAAGGAAATGATGTTGATTTAAGCATCTACAAGGGAAAGGTCCTGCTTATTGTCAATGTGGCCTCGCAGTG TGGCCTGACTAGCGGAAATTACACCGAGTTGGCCCAGTTGTATGGGAAATACAAGGATCAAG GTTTGGAGATATTGGCTTTTCCATGCAATCAGTTTAACTCACAAGAGCCTGGCACCaatgaagaaattcaagagtTTGCTTGCACTCGCTTCAAGGCTGAGTATCCCATTTTCGACAAG GTCGACGTGAACGGTCCCACAGCTGCCCCATTGTACAAGTTCCTAAAGTCGAGCAAAGGTAGCCTTCTTGGGGACGGTATCAAATGGAACTTTGCAAAATTTCTTGTCGATAAAGAGGGTCATGTCGTTGATCGTTTCTTACCCACCACCTCTCCCCTCAGCATAGAG AAGGATATTAAAAAGCTTCTGGAGAAGGCATAA